The genomic segment ACAACGACGTTTATTCCGACCCATCGCTTTTATATCAGTACCTCCAAAAATCACCACCGTGGAAGAGCGCGCGATTGCACAAGCTGCCTATAGTGCAGGGGCCAAGCAGGTGCATTTAGTTTCTGAGGCACTGCTCTCAGGCCTAGGTGCTGGTCTTGACATCACCCAGCCTCGGGGTCATCTTGTTGTAAATATTGGAGCAGGTACTACCGATGTGGCCGTGCTTTCAATGCATAATGAGGTGGTTAGTGAATCGGTAAGATTGGGTGGAGAAGATTTTACCCAGGCGATCATCCGCTATCTGCGAAGACAACGGAATCTGGTCGTTGGTGATCTGACAGCGGAGCAAGTCAAATTGAAGGTTGCCTCAGTGGTCCCAACCGACGGACAAATGGAGGTCAAGGGACAAGATTATGTCTTGGGACTTCCCAAACTAGAAAGGGTATCAGCTTTGGAGTTGCAGGGGGTTCTCCTTGAGTGTGTGGAGCCGATCATTGCTACTATTGTTCATGTCTTAGAGCAAACCCCACCGGAGTTATCTCGAGATATCTGGACCTCAGGTATGGTGTTGACCGGTGGAGGCGCTCTCTTACACGGATTGGCTGAGGTTCTAGAGCAAGCGACTGGTGTCTTTGTTCAGGTGGCCCCGGATCCGTTACTATGTGTGATCAACGGAATGCAGATCCTGATGACCGCGGGACAGTATTCATCGGGGTATGCCATATCAAGCGATCACACCGCAGGATGAGCAATCTAATTCCCTCCGTATTGTTCCCGAAACCCATGATGTTCAGCTCGAAAAGACATTCTTTATTGTTACGAGGAAATGACATTCATCCAACGACTTCAGTCGTTGGATGAATTGCTAAAGGATAGGGGGTAACGAAGCGCTGCAGGCCAGGGGCGACAATGCTCCAAACTAGGTTCGGCCATGGCATTGCTTGGTTAAAGGTTCTTTTGCTTTTCGAAGCTCAGTGAGGTAAGGATCATAAGGGAGCCTGACGCATCAGGAATTGGCGTTTTACTGCGGATCAGAGGGTATAAGGTGTCTAGGATCCCATCTCCTGCTTGAACCCATTCACAGATGGGAGTATGTTTAATGAAGAAGGTGATTGACCAGATGCGTGTGCAGCAGATTAGGGTCAGCTTAGTTGTTGCGTTGTTCTTGGCATCATTAATTCTAGTTATTCCCTTTGGAATGGACGCCGAGCCCCTTCCTCGCCTCGGAAGTATGAGGACAGTGTTGAAAGGTACTCAAATTGAGGAATTTCCGGTGGAAATCCTCGGTACCTTCGGTGAGGAGGATCTTGTCCTGATTAAGGTCTCTGAAGAATTGGCCCGGCGGTGTGGGGGAATTGCCGAGGGAATGAGTGGAAGTCCGGTCTATGAGGATGGAGAACTCATTGGGGCTTTGAGTTATGCACTTAACGATAGCTCAAACCGATACGCCTTAGTGACACCTATTGAGCGTATGCAAGAGATGCTAACACTACTTCCCACGAATGAATCGGTACAGCTCGATGAAAGTCAGCCGATAGAACCCATTATCTCTCCAATGCTTACCTATGGGTATACATCTCGAGCTGTGGGATTGTTAGAAAGACGATTCCCATTAAGGAGTTTGGGTGCCCTAAGCCAGGTTCAACAAGAAGATGTACCCGTTGGTGGTGCAATTGAGCCAGGTAGTGCCGTAGCGGTCCAGTTAGTCTATGGTGATGCACTAATACTGGCCGTTGGAACAATGACTTGGATCGACGATGAGCGGTTTCTTGCCTTTGGACATCCTTTTTATCATGCGGGTGATGTTGCCTTAACGCTTAGCCAGGCTGTAGTAGTTGAAACCGTCGATGCAGAACCGTTACCCTTCAAGCTGGCCTATCCGGCTCAAAGGATTGGTACTGTGCTCCAGGATCGCAGCGCGGGGATCGCGGGTACCATTGGTACACCACCTAGTTACACTGAGGTGTGCCTTGATGTTGCGGATATGTCCACCGGGAAAAAGGGTCGGTCCATGTTTCATGTAGTTCAGGATGAAAACATGATCATTTATCTATTAGGTACTAGTGCTCTTTCCTTGGTTGATCGTGCATTGGACCGGGTGGGTAGCGGTACCGCAATGGTCGACTTTTCGATTGAGTCTTCGGGACTGGTGCAACCCCTAAAACGTAGCAACTTACACTGGAGCTCTGATATTGGGACCAGTGTGCTCGGGGAGCTTTTGGAAGCTGTTTCTATGCTTGTGGAGAATGAGTTTCGGGCGATACAACTCGAACGAATCACTGCTAACATAATTGTCTGGGACACCCGTCAGACCGCGGCGGTGGTACAAGCGAACGCTAAGGAAACGTACTATCATCCCGGTGATGAAGTAGAAGTAGAGATAATTGTAAGGCCCTATCGGGATAATGCGCAGAAGTACGAGGTGGTACTAGAGGTTCCAGAGGATTGGCCCCTAGGGTCTGCCACGCTGATGGTGGAATCGGGTAGTGATATGTATTACTACATGGACTACTTGGACCTTACTAAGGAGATTGATTGGCATGAGGCTGTGCGGACAGCATCAACTGAAGAAAAGCCAGCCGACGCCGATAATCTGGATCTTCTAATTAGCAAGTTTACCGATAGACTCAGGAATGATCAAATCCAGGTTACACTGCTTAATCTAGAGAATGAGGATACCGTTAAGCAAACGATTGACCTACCCTATGTCGCTACCGGTAGTGCCTTATGTGACATTGAGTTCATCCTTGAGGAGGAATTGTCCCCCTTAGACGAGGAGCTCTTACAAACCCGACCAGAAGGGGAGGAAATTGTCTAACTCCGAGGGAAGGAATTACGCCGGGAAACGAGAATACAAGGAAGTAAGGTCACACCACCTATTTGTGATGTTGTTTGATTGCTGAAGGGGGCAACGAGGTGAAACGCATGAAACCAAAATGTATCATGATTACTATGTTGGCTTTCTTGCTTGTCCTAACTACTGCGGCAGTATCATTTGCTCAGGAGTCTGAACCTATCGTAAGAAAGATTACGATAACAGGGAATAAGCATGTTAGCACGGAGTTCATTGAAAAATTAATTACCAATACTAAGATTGGTCAGCCTGCTAACCGAGACAAACTGACCAAAGACTTAGATAGTATTGCCCAATCAGGCCCCATCTACTACGTATCAGTAGACAGCAAAGTCTATGAGGATGGCATAGAATTGATTTTCGAGATTACCGAGAATCCGGTAATCGACAAGGTTCAGATCCTTGGCCTAACCCAATTGAAACCAGAGAAGGTGCGCCAGTTTATCACTCAAAAAGAGGGTGCCGTACTGGATTCGCGCCGTCTGGATAATGATATTTGGTTGGCGGTCAGAAAAGTAGAAGATGAATATGGTTACATTATTTGGCCCCAGGACCTGCAACTACAAGATGGTGTTCTTCAGATCACCTATAAGGAAATGGTATACGGGGACATTGTTATCGAGGGAAATGAGAAAACAAAGGAAAAGGTGATTCGACGAGAATTACAGATGCACCCGGGTGATGTCATAGACTATGAGCGACTAGGGCAAAGCCTAGGGAAAATTATGATGCTCGGTTTCTTCGAAGAGGTAGAGCCGATTTTTGAGGAATCAGATGATCCTAGTGTTGTGAACCTCAGGATCAAGGTTACTGAACGCCAGACTGGATTGGCTTCTTTTGGAGCAGGATATAGCAAGGTTGATGGTTTGGTAGGGCTTATCCAGATTACGGACGGTAACTTCCGGGGTAGTGGTAATAAACTAGATGTGAAGTGGGAATTTGGTAAAACTAAAAGTTCCTATGACCTAGGTCTTGACTTTCCGTATCTAGGCGATACTCCCGCATCTTTTGGATTAAATGCATACAATCGCTCGGTAACCCGTGTCATCGATGGTGTATCAGTTGATGATCATCGCTTGGGGGGCGGAATTAGTCTTGGTCGACGTCTTGGTCTGTTTAGCCAAGCCTTTATGCGGGTAAAAATAGAGGATATTGATGTGGTCAGCGAAGACGACGCGCTAAATGAGACTAATAAGCTGCGTAGTCTGGCCTTCGTTGCCCAGACCGATTCCCGGAACCATCCTTTCTTCCCAAGTCAAGGATGGATGGGTTATGTTAGTGCGGAGATGGCCGGTTCCTTTATGGGCGGCGATCTGAATTTTACCACTTACCGAGGCAGCGCGAGCAAGTACCTGCAGATCGGACAGACCAATAAGCATACCGTTGCCCTGCGTTTGGAGGCTGGTATACAGACAGGTGATGTACCTACCTACGAGCGGTTCTATGTGGGTGGTACTGAGTCCGTAAGAGGTTATGACTATGGTCAGTTTAAAGGTGAGAAAATGGCTGTTGCCAATGCTGAGTACCGTCTAAAGCTGACAGACTCAATCCAGGGTATCGCCTTTGTGGATTTGGGGAATGCCTGGGATAAAGAACAGGCGGTTTCGTTGAAAGACCTGAAACTAGGTTATGGTGTTGGTGTACGCATTGATACCCCCATCGGAGTGATGGGTCTTGGCTATGGTATCGGTGAAGATGGTGGAAAAACGTATTTCACCATAGGTCAATCATTCTAACGTTCAATAGCAGGCGCACAGATGCGCCCGCTTAAGATATTAAGGAGATGCATATGAAAACGCGACATAAGAACTATGTAATCGTTACAGCAGTTTTGGCACTAATGGTTGGTCTAGTAATGGCAGCGGGACAGCGGGGTGTCCTGCGGGCAACTCAGCAAAGCACCATAGGTTATGTAGATGTGGAGTATCTATACTTTGCCTATCTCCAGCCAGCAATTGGACAGCGATTGGTTGACGCGGGCTTAGACGAGACGCTCCAGACTGAATTGGAGAAGTTTCAGGTTGAACTAGATAAGGAATTAGCTGAGCTTGAAAAAGATCAAGGTTTATCTGAGACCGCTAGACTTCGCTTAGCCCAGGCAATTCAGGCGGAGTATCAGCAGCAACTAGATGCTAACCAGCGTGCCATGTGTGCTGAGGTTGAGGAAAAGGCCTATGGTGAACTGATCGAGGCAATTCATCAGGTGGCAGTTAACGAGAAAGTAGATTTGGTCCTTAACGGCCAGATTGTGTTAGTGGGTGGAGTTGATCTTACCCAGCAGGTCCTGAACGAGTTAGGCATTGGTCAGTAATCGAGTATTTGGATTTCAGTGTTTGGAACTTGACTATGGCGGAGGTGAGCACCAATGGGCAAGGGGTATAGTCTAGGTGAGCTTGCTCAGCTGGTGTCTGGAACCTTATGTGGTGATCCTAGCCTACACATTGCTGGTATTAAGGGTTACCAAAATGCTGGACCGGAGGATATTACCTTTGCCGCCGATGCTAGAATGTTGGTCAAAGTTATTGACTCCCGTGCAAGGGCTTTAGTGATTCCCGCAGACTGTGAGGCGGAAAAACCACACATCAAGGTGGGTAACCCGAGGCTTGCATTTGCGAAGCTTCTTCATGCCTTTGCGCCCAAGTATGATCGAACCCTCGGGACCCATCCTACAGCGGTGTTAGGCCCAGGAGTGGAACTTGGAGCAGGATGTAGTATCGGCGCCCATGCGGTCATTGAAGCAGGGGCAAGGCTTGGGGATAACGTCATGATTTACCCCGGCGTATATATTGGCCCTGATGTGCAGATCGGTGATGATTGTGTTATTTATGCTAACGCAGTTGTTGAAACGGGGTGCATTTTGGGCACAAGGGTGTTCATTCATGCGGGAACGGTAATCGGTAGCGATGGGTTTGGTTACGTATCGGATCAGTCGGGGCATGTTAAGGTTCCTCAAATAGGTAATGTTGTTATCGGTGATGATGTGGAAATCGGAGCAAATGTGACTATTGATCGGGCTACCTGTGATAGTACAGTGATCGGGCGGGGAACGAAGATCGACAATCTAGTCCAAATAGGGCACAATGTCGAGGTTGGGGAGAACTGCTTGATTGTTGCTATGGCCGGAGTATCCGGAAGCAGTGTGATTGGGGATGGTTCGATCATTGCCGGGCAAGCCGGTGTGGTCGGGCATCTACGTATTGGTCCTGGAAGTCGTGTCTTAGCGCGAGGCATGGTTACCAATGATCTACCCCCTGGCTCGGTTGTATCAGGGGCCCCAGCCCGTGCCCATCAAGAAGAACTACGCATCAAAGCCGCTAGTCGCAGATTGCCAGAGCTGGCAACGACAATAAGAGACCTTAAGCGTCGGCTTGAAGAGATTGAGAAGACACTGTAATAGCGGCAGGTTTACAGAGGAGAGGATAGTTTGCTACGAAGAAATTCAATCATTGGCGTGTTCCTAGCTTTTGTGATTGTTATATTTACTACGGTAACTTCTGCAAGTGGTGTGCTAGTCAACGTACCCACCGCAGACCTAACGAAGGACGGGCGATTGACCTTCGGATTTAGGGATATTGGGAAGGTTGGGATCGCAGAGGTATCTTGGGGAGTATCCCCTGATGTGGCTGCTGCGGTGTCTATTATCAAGAAAGGAGCCAATCCCGAGACGTTCAATGCGGGCGTGAAAGTAAAGCTTGTGGGAGAAGCACAGGAATACCCCGCCTTGAGTTTTGGCCTAAGCCGGGAGAGCATGTACTTGGTTGCGAGTAAGTCCTTAGGCCTTCGAGCCCCAAGAATTCATGCAGGGATTGGGCAAGGACGTGTCAACGGTGTATTTGCAGGACTGTCCTACGTAGTTAACCCGGTTACTATCTCTTCGGGAGATAAGTCCTTATCTGTTCCGGTAGCGATGGTCATGGGGGAATATGATGGGAGAAGCTTGAATGCCGGAGTGAGGCTTGTGTTTTCCCCTCGCTTTGATCTAGACGTGTATCTAGTTGGTATGGAGGAACTAGGCTGGGGTTTGAAGTTCAACACTCAGTTCTAACTAGATGGAAAGGAGTTGGCCTGGATTGCGCAGGACATTGGTTGTGGGGCTTACATGTGTTGTTGTCATTTTAATGACTGGCGCGGGCATGGCTGTTCGTCCACAGAACCCAGCCCATATTATGGAAGTTAAGGACAAAACGCTCAGAGCTTCTTATGTAGGCGCTGCCGATGTCTGCTACCAGGCTGGCTTCTTTCAGCCCGCTGGGGAGCGATACGTGAGCGGGTTTGGCATGTTGCGAAGCTTGAAGCTAGTTCGTGATATAGAAGACGATCTTGATCATGAGGAGATTATGTTCCACTTGGCATACCAAAAGGCGACCCAACTGACGGATCAATTGGCACTGGGGATCAACCTTAGTTACAAAAACCGTTGGCTTGACCAACGACAATTGTCTAGTCTATGGGGAATTGATGTGGGAGGGACCTTAGCTGTTGAACCGGATGCCGCCTTAGGTATTACCATAGAAAACATTGTAGTATTTGGTGAGGTCTCCCAAAGACCTCTTCTGGTAGGTGTTGAATGGACACAGTTGTTGTCGGAACGGGTGTATGTGACCCTAGGGGTAACGGATCTGCTAAACCGGCAGAAGGAGAAGAATTTGTGGGGTGAACTAGAGTGGAGTCTGGCCCCAAGCCTTAAACTAAGGACCGGAGGAATGCACGGTTTGATTATTCCAAGGAATGGCTACGATGTATCCCTTCTTGCCGATCTTGGGAAATGGGATCTTGGCCTAGGGTATATCCATGATGGCAAGGAAGCGGGTTTAATGGTCGAATTCGGGATGCCGTTTTAGGAGAAGCCGTGGGTGATCGCTTTTGGTCCTACGCCATACTTGCATGGAAGAATTCGAAATATTAGGGTATAGTCATACTAGAGTCAGTGATCAGCCTTGCATTTGTGGGACGGTTGTAAGGACCTTCATGTTGGTCATTAGAGGGGAAATAGAAAGTTGCAGAGGAAGCCAGTTAGGGTTACCACACTTGATCGGTATGTTGTGAGGGAGTTTCTAGGACCCTTTTTCTTATGTATAGCCGCCTTCACATTGATGTTGATTAGTCAGTTGTTGTTTGAGATGAGTGATCTGATTTTCATCAAACGGGTCCCTGTGGGTGAAGTGGCTAAGATGGTGTTCTACAAGCTGCCCCATTTGTTTGTGATGAGCTTTCCTGTGGCAGCTTTGTATGGCTGTTTGGCTTCTTTGGGGCGACTAGTTAAGGATAATGAGATAACGGTAGTCAGAAGTTTCGGAGTACGTTTCACCCGGTTTATCATACCGGTTCTTGTTTTGGGTTTGCTGGTGGCGGGATTGACTTATCAGACTAATGAACGTGTAGTACCTTGGGCTAATCAGAAGTTTCAGACCATGTGGCGACAGGTGGTTCTGAAAGAGGATGTACCTCGGGTGCAGCAGAATCTTTTTTTCAAAGGCCAGGATAGCCAGTTTTTCTACATCCGCCGCGTCGACCCAAACAGACAATCCTTTCAGGATATACTGATCTACCAGCTTCCTCGAACGGGATTTCCTTCGATTATTAGTGCCCGCGAGGGCAGATATGAGGAAAACGTCTGGACTCTCATCGATGGGGTGAGTACCGAACTGGATCGGGGAGGACTTGTCGTAAGTGAGCGTAAGTTTACCGAATTAGAGATTGTCACCGCGGAACCTGCGGATCTTTATCTAAGTGGTTATAAGACCTCTGATGAGATGAGCAGAAAGGAACTGGCAGAACATATTACCCGGTTTCAGAAAAGTGGTTTGCAGGTTCGCTCATTTGTGGTGGATTACCATATGAAGTTGTCGCTTCCCCTCTCATCATTTCTTTTTGTGTTCATGGCGGCCCCTTTGAGTCTTTTCTCCGCCCGGGGTGGCAAGGCCTTTGGTGTTGTAGCAAGTGTGGCCATGGCCTTTGTTTACTATATCTTATCTGCAGTCAGTCGCTCCTTAGGGGCTAATGAATTCCTTCCAGAACTGATGGCAGCTTGGTTACCCAACTGTGTTTTTGCCGCTTGTGGCCTAGCGCTGCTGCTCTGGGCTGAGCGCAGGTGACTGGTTTTGTTCTAACACATGCTTTGCCCACAGGACACCGAGAAAAGCCCCTGCCGCAACATTGCTTGGCCAATGTTTACCAAGAACAACCCGGGAGACGCCAACAAGACTAGCAGCGGTGTAAAGCATTGTCCTATACTTTGGATAACGATCGGATAGCACCGTGGCTAAGGTAAAGGCAATGGCAGTGTGTCCAGAGGGCATTGCTGCGTAGTCATCATCAAAGCATGGCCCTACGAATACCGAAGAAGGGCCTACATTCGGGCGAGACATCCCCAAAGCAGACTTGAGAATTAGGGTGTTCAGGCCTGTGAATACCAGTGCTCGAGTCGCTAGCTTAGTTGTAATTGGATCCGCCTTATACAATAAGCAAGTTAGCGCAAATAGACTTGGTGTTTCTACGAGGAAACTGAATTCCCTTGCGGCTTGGAATAGGTGGTCTTGTACTGGTTTGGTTGCACTGTAGAGTGGTTCATCTAGCGCGAGAAGGGTTGCCACGGTACCAATGCCAACGGCCAATCGTCGCTCTGTGATTGGAATAGGTTCAGAGTAAAGCTGGGTAATGTGCGTTAACTCGCTGCTTAGAACCGAGCTGGCGGTAGCAACATTATTTACGGGTAATAGGCATAGGGTCATGAGCAGACATAGGGGAGTTATGAGCCTTCTCATGAGTATGTTGCCAGCTGGCAGATCATGTCTCTTCTTCCCCATCAATCCCACTCCTTAAGCTCGACAATAGACAACAATAAATACAAACACCACCTGATAGGTATTAGCCCTTGGTGGATACTAGTCTTCACTCCCTGCAAATCAATGGGACATCGGTTCTGCCGTTGAAAGCCATGGCGATGGTATCACAGCGTACAATACTTGATACAGTCAAAACTATACCTACTGGAGATCCCATCAAGCACCAACATAGCCGGGGCAAGACTCTATGTATTTCCTTGATTCGAGAGACAAGGCACCGATTCCTTTTGGTAGGAAGTGTCCTTGAGGTCCCTCCCTTGGTAGAGCATTTAGAAGGAAGACCATTCAAGGCATTTTGATATTACCTTGGATGAGACAGCCATATCCGTTGCCGCTACATGGAGTCGTTTCTCTTATTGATGGAAGTATGCCGTCATCGGAATCTACTTGACTAATACCGGCAGCTGGGGTAAAGTTAACTTAAAACAAAAGATGGAAAAAGTGATTCTTAACTCACCTGTAAAGCGCGGAGCGTCCGGTAACCTTTGGTATTAATCTCTGAAGATAATGCAACTGCTGGAAGATGTAGGTCGGCCATGTAACGACTGAAGTAATTCAAGGTCTCTTCTACATATTGTACGTTTGTTCTGTGGGGATAAGACACAGTGTCTATTGAAGGGATGATAGGCTATGCAAAAACCCAATATTGTTATGGTGATTACCCATGATACCGGACAGCATTTGGGCTGCTACGGAGCCTCAGTGAAGACCCCGTATCTGAATCAGCTAGCTAGGTCGGGCGCGAAATTTGAGAATTACTTTTGCACAGCACCCCAGTGTTCTCCTAGTCGCAGTAGCATTATCACTGCCAGATACCCCCACCAGAACGGTATGATGGGCCTTGCCCACAGGGGCTGGGAACTTCACCCGGGAGAGATGCCATTACCTATGTTGCTGAATAGCGCGGGATATGAAACCTATTTGTTCGGTGTTCAGCATGAAAGCTCTGATCCTCGCCGTCTTGGCTATAGGCAGATCGACTGCTCGCAACGAAGCGCCTTTGCAGTAACTGAAAAAGTCGTCGAGTTCCTCAATACATCCCCCCGAGAACCATTCTTTCTGAACATTGGATTCATTGAAACCCACCGTCCCTTTGGAGGAACCGGATATGATAATGATCCACCGGGGAATATCGATGTTCCTCCATATCTACCGGATACTGATGCAATTCGGCGGGACCTATCTGGTCTGCATGGAATGGTTAAGGCTGTAGATCAAGCGGTGGGGCAGATTGACCGTAGTCTACAGGAGAATAACCTGACGGAGAACACCATCTTCATCTTTACCACCGACCATGGGATCGCCATGCCAAAGGCTAAAGGAACGTTGTATGACCCAGGTACGAAGACGGCACTATTAGTGCGCTGGCCTAATGGTTTTGAGGGCGGCAAAACTTACGATCAGTTACTAAGCAACATCGACTTAATGCCTACACTGCTGGAAGCAGCTGAAGCTTGGACTCCAGAAGGTCTTCCCGGGAGAAGTTTCTTGAGTTTGTTACAGGGGCGAGACTATCAACCAAGGGAGCTCATTTTTACCGAACTGACTTGGCATGATCGTTACGCTCCCACGCGAGCAGTCCGTACCAACAGATTCAAGTATATCCGTAACTGGGGGCACCAACCAAAAGTTTTTGTTCCGGGTGACATAATCCGAGGACTTCTCCATGAACCTGTAATTGATGAGTATTACCAAAGCATGCGTCCGGCAGAAGAGCTATATGATCTGAAGCATGACCCTCATGAGCAAAGCAATCTGGCTACCGATGCACAATACAGGCGGATCCTAGGTGAACTGAATGATATATTGAATGAATGGATGGTGAGTACCGAGGATCCATTGTTGGTTGGTCCGGTACGAAAAAGACAAGAGGATGGGGATGATCTTTGGCAGGTAGAGGGTCTCCGGGATGTACCAGTTGTATGAGTTGGGATTACCGTTATGGTCAGCCTGGGATTAACAAGCACTGTAGAGAGGATAGCCAGTGCTTCGCTACGATGACGGCAATGTTGGTTGTTTTCCCCATACGCTGATCGGATCTATCCCTCGGGGGCTAAGGCGGTCTGTTGTCTCTCCAACGACCGGAGGGCTATGTTTGTTTGATGGCACTTGGAGGACAGGTCTGTAGACAAACTGGTTACCCGTGAGGTGAACGATAACCAAATTTTTGTAGCCAGTGCCATACAGGAGCAATGTAGTTAAGACCGAGGTAGTGCCGTCGTGCGGCAATTACCCCTGTAATGGGCATCTAGGGTTTGGACGGAGTCAGTGGAAGCAGACTGATTATATTGTACAAGGAGGGATTTTGTTGATTGAACTAGGAAGGGAATCGTACAGGGATAAGGTGTATGCGTGCTGGTTGGGTAAAAACATAGGCGGTACCTTGGGAACGCCCTATGAGGGTCAAAAACATGCTCACGCACTAAGTTATTACGATCCAATTCCTGAAAAAGCGGCTGCCAATGATGACCTTGACCTGCAGCTTGTCTGGCTCCAACTGCTTGAGGATCGAGGTATAGATCTCAGTTTACAGGATCTTGCCGAATACTGGATGAAGTATCTTCCCGCCTATCCATGGAATGAATATGGATATTGCATGCGCAATCTTGAACGGGGCCTAAGACCGCCTATTTCCGGCTGCTTCGAGAACTACTGGGTAGACGATATGGGCGCGCCCATTCGAAGCGAGATCTGGGCATGTATTGCACCGGGTGATCCACAACGAGCCGCGGCGATGGCCTGGAAAGATGCCACGTTAGACCACGCCGGTGGTGAAGGAGTGTATGGCGAGATGTTTTGGGCCGCTGTGGAGAGTGCGGCTTTTGTCCTGGATGACCCCATTGAACTGATCCGTATAGGTCTACGCATGATTCCAATTTCCTGTGGCATATCCCGTGTCATCCGTGAAGCTATTTGGTGTTGGCAAAACAACGTTAAGTGGGGCCGGGCCCGTCAGCGCA from the Limnochordia bacterium genome contains:
- a CDS encoding sulfatase, with protein sequence MQKPNIVMVITHDTGQHLGCYGASVKTPYLNQLARSGAKFENYFCTAPQCSPSRSSIITARYPHQNGMMGLAHRGWELHPGEMPLPMLLNSAGYETYLFGVQHESSDPRRLGYRQIDCSQRSAFAVTEKVVEFLNTSPREPFFLNIGFIETHRPFGGTGYDNDPPGNIDVPPYLPDTDAIRRDLSGLHGMVKAVDQAVGQIDRSLQENNLTENTIFIFTTDHGIAMPKAKGTLYDPGTKTALLVRWPNGFEGGKTYDQLLSNIDLMPTLLEAAEAWTPEGLPGRSFLSLLQGRDYQPRELIFTELTWHDRYAPTRAVRTNRFKYIRNWGHQPKVFVPGDIIRGLLHEPVIDEYYQSMRPAEELYDLKHDPHEQSNLATDAQYRRILGELNDILNEWMVSTEDPLLVGPVRKRQEDGDDLWQVEGLRDVPVV
- a CDS encoding LptF/LptG family permease, with the protein product MQRKPVRVTTLDRYVVREFLGPFFLCIAAFTLMLISQLLFEMSDLIFIKRVPVGEVAKMVFYKLPHLFVMSFPVAALYGCLASLGRLVKDNEITVVRSFGVRFTRFIIPVLVLGLLVAGLTYQTNERVVPWANQKFQTMWRQVVLKEDVPRVQQNLFFKGQDSQFFYIRRVDPNRQSFQDILIYQLPRTGFPSIISAREGRYEENVWTLIDGVSTELDRGGLVVSERKFTELEIVTAEPADLYLSGYKTSDEMSRKELAEHITRFQKSGLQVRSFVVDYHMKLSLPLSSFLFVFMAAPLSLFSARGGKAFGVVASVAMAFVYYILSAVSRSLGANEFLPELMAAWLPNCVFAACGLALLLWAERR
- a CDS encoding YjbH domain-containing protein — its product is MLRRNSIIGVFLAFVIVIFTTVTSASGVLVNVPTADLTKDGRLTFGFRDIGKVGIAEVSWGVSPDVAAAVSIIKKGANPETFNAGVKVKLVGEAQEYPALSFGLSRESMYLVASKSLGLRAPRIHAGIGQGRVNGVFAGLSYVVNPVTISSGDKSLSVPVAMVMGEYDGRSLNAGVRLVFSPRFDLDVYLVGMEELGWGLKFNTQF
- a CDS encoding rod shape-determining protein translates to MRQGTMAGHRISELILRYLVVRVCGQRRLFRPIAFISVPPKITTVEERAIAQAAYSAGAKQVHLVSEALLSGLGAGLDITQPRGHLVVNIGAGTTDVAVLSMHNEVVSESVRLGGEDFTQAIIRYLRRQRNLVVGDLTAEQVKLKVASVVPTDGQMEVKGQDYVLGLPKLERVSALELQGVLLECVEPIIATIVHVLEQTPPELSRDIWTSGMVLTGGGALLHGLAEVLEQATGVFVQVAPDPLLCVINGMQILMTAGQYSSGYAISSDHTAG
- a CDS encoding BamA/TamA family outer membrane protein; the encoded protein is MKPKCIMITMLAFLLVLTTAAVSFAQESEPIVRKITITGNKHVSTEFIEKLITNTKIGQPANRDKLTKDLDSIAQSGPIYYVSVDSKVYEDGIELIFEITENPVIDKVQILGLTQLKPEKVRQFITQKEGAVLDSRRLDNDIWLAVRKVEDEYGYIIWPQDLQLQDGVLQITYKEMVYGDIVIEGNEKTKEKVIRRELQMHPGDVIDYERLGQSLGKIMMLGFFEEVEPIFEESDDPSVVNLRIKVTERQTGLASFGAGYSKVDGLVGLIQITDGNFRGSGNKLDVKWEFGKTKSSYDLGLDFPYLGDTPASFGLNAYNRSVTRVIDGVSVDDHRLGGGISLGRRLGLFSQAFMRVKIEDIDVVSEDDALNETNKLRSLAFVAQTDSRNHPFFPSQGWMGYVSAEMAGSFMGGDLNFTTYRGSASKYLQIGQTNKHTVALRLEAGIQTGDVPTYERFYVGGTESVRGYDYGQFKGEKMAVANAEYRLKLTDSIQGIAFVDLGNAWDKEQAVSLKDLKLGYGVGVRIDTPIGVMGLGYGIGEDGGKTYFTIGQSF
- a CDS encoding OmpH family outer membrane protein, with product MKTRHKNYVIVTAVLALMVGLVMAAGQRGVLRATQQSTIGYVDVEYLYFAYLQPAIGQRLVDAGLDETLQTELEKFQVELDKELAELEKDQGLSETARLRLAQAIQAEYQQQLDANQRAMCAEVEEKAYGELIEAIHQVAVNEKVDLVLNGQIVLVGGVDLTQQVLNELGIGQ
- a CDS encoding phosphatase PAP2 family protein; amino-acid sequence: MGKKRHDLPAGNILMRRLITPLCLLMTLCLLPVNNVATASSVLSSELTHITQLYSEPIPITERRLAVGIGTVATLLALDEPLYSATKPVQDHLFQAAREFSFLVETPSLFALTCLLYKADPITTKLATRALVFTGLNTLILKSALGMSRPNVGPSSVFVGPCFDDDYAAMPSGHTAIAFTLATVLSDRYPKYRTMLYTAASLVGVSRVVLGKHWPSNVAAGAFLGVLWAKHVLEQNQSPALSPEQQR
- the lpxD gene encoding UDP-3-O-(3-hydroxymyristoyl)glucosamine N-acyltransferase encodes the protein MGKGYSLGELAQLVSGTLCGDPSLHIAGIKGYQNAGPEDITFAADARMLVKVIDSRARALVIPADCEAEKPHIKVGNPRLAFAKLLHAFAPKYDRTLGTHPTAVLGPGVELGAGCSIGAHAVIEAGARLGDNVMIYPGVYIGPDVQIGDDCVIYANAVVETGCILGTRVFIHAGTVIGSDGFGYVSDQSGHVKVPQIGNVVIGDDVEIGANVTIDRATCDSTVIGRGTKIDNLVQIGHNVEVGENCLIVAMAGVSGSSVIGDGSIIAGQAGVVGHLRIGPGSRVLARGMVTNDLPPGSVVSGAPARAHQEELRIKAASRRLPELATTIRDLKRRLEEIEKTL